One window of the Cryptomeria japonica chromosome 7, Sugi_1.0, whole genome shotgun sequence genome contains the following:
- the LOC131051604 gene encoding probable glutathione S-transferase, translating to MEQVKVLSTWLSPFSLRVLVALEEIGVKYEYQEEDLSNKSALLLQMNPVHKKIPVLIHNGQPICESLIILHYIDETWESKQVSPFDSALAHFWADFADKKFFDSGFRIVKSKDEAQEQAKREMLENLQFLEGALKEMSAGGSLPFFGGKDFGFLDIALAPYVSWFHIFETIGNFKIPFETEYPLVDAWGKRCMERESVKKILPSFDRLLERVFQVRKKFVVD from the exons ATGGAACAAGTGAAGGTGCTGAGCACATGGCTTAGTCCATTCAGCCTGCGCGTCTTGGTTGCCCTGGAAGAGATTGGCGTGAAATATGAATACCAAGAAGAGGACCTCTCCAATAAGAGCGCCCTCCTCCTGCAGATGAATCCTGTGCACAAGAAAATCCCTGTCCTCATTCACAATGGCCAGCCCATATGCGAGTCTCTCATAATTCTCCACTACATTGACGAGACATGGGAGTCCAAGCAGGTTTCGCCATTTGATAGTGCCCTTGCCCATTTCTGGGCTGACTTCGCTGATAAGAAG TTTTTTGACTCGGGGTTTCGTATAGTGAAATCGAAAGATGAGGCTCAAGAGCAGGCCAAACGTGAGATGCTGGAAAACCTGCAATTTCTAGAAGGCGCATTGAAAGAAATGTCAGCGGGAGGATCTCTGCCCTTCTTCGGAGGGAAGGATTTCGGGTTTCTGGATATTGCCTTAGCCCCCTATGTGTCCTGGTTCCATATTTTTGAAACTATTGGAAATTTCAAGATACCGTTTGAAACTGAATATCCATTAGTTGATGCATGGGGTAAGAGATGTATGGAGAGGGAGAGCGTCAAGAAAATTCTTCCCTCCTTTGATCGCCTTCTGGAGAGGGTCTTCCAAGTCAGGAAGAAATTTGTGGTAGATTAA